The following proteins come from a genomic window of bacterium:
- the uvrB gene encoding excinuclease ABC subunit UvrB — translation MNSKASPSLFQLSSDFKPAGDQPEAIRLITESFLNGRNKKVLRGVTGSGKTFTVANIISAMNMPVLVISHNKTLAAQLFSELRNFFPANAVEYFISYYDYYQPEAYIPQTDIYIEKDSSVNEEIERLRLSATASLLSRRDVIIVASVSCIYGLGSPEDYENMVICLKAGSEALPQEVLIKKLVDIQYARNDISFAPGTFRKRGDTIEIFPSYGEDPVRVSYYDERIEAINRIEPLSGRKKDIMSDICIYPAKHFVLPEDKIQRALKLIEEELDDRLKYFYRNKKYLEAQRLESRTRYDIEMFSELGYCPGIENYSRHLTGRVEGSRPSCLIDFFPKDFLTVIDESHVTLPQVRGMYEGDRSRKKTLVEYGFRLPSALDNRPLNFREFESLSGKTLFVSATPGPYELKQDRNPVDQVIRPTGLLDPDIEIRPLETQVDDLAGEISNYAGRGHKVLVTTLTKRTAEELTLYLRKLDIRVKYIHSELDAIERVEILRDLRDGKFDVLVGINLLREGLDLPEVALVAVLDADKEGFLRSETSLIQVAGRAARNLDGKVILYADKITDSIKGAVEITRKRRKVQEEYNKKHNITPASIIRKEQAALSHRKKEAEEIVESFVKEGPVPYRTLEELYALEKEMREAAGNLDFEKAARLRDRIYSLKGGKNR, via the coding sequence ATGAACAGCAAAGCGTCTCCCAGCCTATTTCAGTTATCCTCGGATTTTAAGCCGGCGGGAGACCAGCCGGAGGCTATCAGGCTGATTACGGAATCTTTCCTCAACGGCCGGAACAAAAAAGTTTTAAGAGGGGTTACGGGTTCGGGCAAAACATTTACTGTGGCAAATATTATTTCAGCAATGAATATGCCGGTGCTTGTAATATCCCATAATAAAACATTGGCCGCCCAGCTTTTCAGCGAGCTCAGGAATTTTTTTCCCGCTAACGCGGTAGAGTATTTTATATCATATTATGATTATTACCAGCCGGAGGCATATATCCCCCAGACAGATATTTATATCGAGAAAGATTCTTCCGTTAATGAAGAGATTGAGAGACTCAGGTTATCCGCGACAGCTTCTCTTCTTTCAAGGCGTGATGTAATCATTGTGGCAAGTGTCTCCTGCATTTACGGTTTAGGCTCCCCCGAAGATTATGAGAATATGGTTATATGCCTGAAAGCCGGTTCGGAAGCCCTCCCGCAGGAAGTCCTTATCAAAAAACTTGTTGATATACAATATGCCAGGAATGATATATCTTTTGCGCCCGGAACGTTCAGAAAAAGAGGCGATACAATCGAAATATTTCCTTCTTACGGGGAAGACCCTGTCCGCGTGTCTTATTATGATGAAAGGATAGAGGCAATAAACAGGATAGAGCCTCTTTCAGGCAGAAAAAAGGATATAATGAGTGATATATGCATCTATCCGGCGAAACATTTTGTATTACCCGAGGATAAGATACAAAGAGCTCTCAAACTGATAGAAGAAGAGCTTGATGACCGGCTGAAATATTTCTACCGGAATAAAAAATATCTTGAAGCGCAGCGGCTGGAATCAAGGACTCGTTATGATATAGAGATGTTTTCAGAGCTCGGGTATTGTCCGGGAATTGAAAACTATTCGAGGCATTTAACCGGACGTGTTGAGGGTTCAAGGCCTTCATGCCTGATAGATTTTTTCCCCAAAGATTTCCTGACGGTTATAGACGAATCGCACGTAACGCTGCCGCAGGTCAGGGGTATGTATGAAGGAGACAGATCAAGAAAAAAAACGCTGGTGGAATACGGCTTCAGGCTGCCTTCGGCGCTTGATAACAGGCCGCTTAATTTTCGCGAGTTTGAAAGTTTGTCGGGAAAAACGTTATTTGTTTCAGCTACTCCCGGCCCTTATGAACTGAAACAGGACCGCAATCCGGTCGACCAGGTAATCAGGCCTACGGGATTGCTCGACCCGGATATTGAAATAAGGCCTCTTGAAACACAGGTAGATGATTTAGCCGGCGAAATAAGTAATTATGCCGGAAGAGGGCATAAAGTGCTTGTAACCACGCTCACAAAAAGAACGGCGGAAGAATTAACTTTATATTTAAGGAAACTGGATATAAGGGTAAAATATATACATTCTGAACTTGACGCGATAGAGAGAGTTGAAATCCTGCGGGATTTAAGAGACGGGAAATTTGATGTGCTGGTAGGTATAAATTTATTGAGAGAAGGGCTTGATTTGCCCGAAGTGGCTTTGGTCGCTGTTCTCGATGCGGATAAAGAAGGGTTTTTGAGGTCGGAAACTTCCCTGATCCAGGTTGCGGGAAGAGCCGCCAGGAATCTTGACGGGAAAGTGATACTCTACGCCGATAAGATCACGGATTCTATAAAAGGAGCTGTTGAAATAACGCGAAAACGCAGAAAAGTGCAGGAAGAGTATAATAAAAAACATAATATAACGCCGGCGTCGATAATAAGAAAAGAGCAGGCGGCTTTATCGCATAGAAAAAAAGAAGCGGAGGAAATTGTCGAATCATTCGTTAAAGAAGGGCCTGTTCCTTATAGAACACTCGAAGAACTTTATGCGCTGGAAAAAGAAATGAGAGAGGCGGCCGGGAATCTGGATTTTGAAAAAGCCGCCCGGTTAAGAGACAGGATATACAGCCTGAAAGGCGGGAAAAACAGGTAG
- a CDS encoding valine--tRNA ligase, protein MPTELPKQYDPGQVEDRIYSFWEKSNSFHAVPVKDREPFTIVIPPPNVTSVLHMGHGLNNTIQDILIRYKRMQGYIAEWMPGTDHAGIATQNVVEKELAKEHITREKIGRDKFVKKVWEWKEKYEKRILDQLKKIGCSCDWERTRFTMDEGLSFAVRKVFVDLYKKGLIYRGRYIINWCPRCGTALSDEEAEHEDQKGYLWYIKYPFKGSSRHITVATTRPETMLGDLAVAVNPADKRYKKFIGKTLILPLAGREIPVIADEFVDPEFGTGAVKVTPAHDPNDFEMGARHGLKPLTVMDGKGLMNENAGPEYQGMDRYEAREKIIIDLEEKKLLDRTENHVHSVGHCYRCHTVIEPYISEQWFVKMKPLAEPALKAVSSGKIKFYPARWTKVYINWLENIRDWCISRQIWWGHRIPVWYCGDCGETIVDINDPLKCPKCSSGKIKQDEDVLDTWFSSWLWPFSTFGWPEKNTDLDYFYPTHTLSTASEIIFFWVARMIMAGFEFMGKEPFKDIYIHGTVRDEQGRKMSKSLGNGIDPLDVVRKYGADALRFSVIVITAQGQDVYLSDQKFEIGRNFANKLWNASRFILNSLDGFEEPAKKELSSDDKYILYKLAQTSELVKKSLDKYRFNDSAQAIYDFLWHEFCDKYIESVKPVLYGSDLLKKNKTISIFLEVLEASLRLLHPFMPFITEEIWQKLFEASGKEKPCESIMFAEWPDFKPEKSDAKIVSRVEIKHEMIKAMRNLRSEYNIPPSKNVNFIIKSKDKEFISFLEDDFISLKKLSKADDIKITASYKQDDAMPTAVFPYGNIFMTLESSIDIDTELDRLKGQIIRIEQDMAIVSKKLSNRNFLERAPKDIVQKEIEKRKKLQDDVDKINSSVRYLRSLNNR, encoded by the coding sequence ATGCCAACAGAGTTGCCTAAACAATACGATCCGGGACAGGTAGAGGACAGGATATACAGTTTCTGGGAGAAGAGTAATTCTTTCCATGCCGTCCCTGTTAAAGACAGGGAACCGTTTACAATAGTTATCCCCCCGCCCAATGTGACTTCTGTCCTGCATATGGGCCATGGACTGAACAATACCATCCAGGATATTCTAATCAGGTATAAAAGGATGCAGGGTTATATCGCCGAATGGATGCCGGGAACGGACCATGCCGGTATAGCTACTCAGAATGTGGTTGAGAAGGAATTAGCAAAAGAACATATAACCCGCGAAAAAATCGGACGGGACAAGTTTGTAAAAAAGGTATGGGAGTGGAAGGAAAAATATGAAAAAAGAATTCTCGATCAGTTAAAGAAGATCGGGTGTTCATGTGATTGGGAAAGAACAAGGTTTACCATGGACGAAGGCCTGTCCTTTGCCGTCAGGAAAGTCTTTGTTGACCTTTATAAAAAAGGACTTATCTACAGGGGAAGATATATTATCAACTGGTGCCCCAGATGCGGGACCGCATTGTCAGATGAGGAAGCGGAGCATGAAGACCAGAAGGGATATTTATGGTATATAAAATATCCTTTTAAAGGTTCTTCCCGCCATATCACGGTTGCCACCACAAGGCCGGAGACCATGCTGGGAGACCTTGCCGTAGCGGTTAATCCCGCTGACAAGCGATATAAAAAATTCATAGGAAAAACCCTGATATTACCCCTTGCCGGGAGGGAAATACCGGTTATTGCCGACGAATTTGTGGATCCTGAATTCGGCACCGGCGCTGTTAAGGTCACTCCCGCGCATGACCCGAATGATTTTGAAATGGGCGCGCGTCATGGACTAAAACCTTTGACGGTCATGGATGGCAAGGGTTTGATGAATGAAAATGCCGGGCCCGAATATCAGGGTATGGACAGATATGAGGCAAGGGAAAAAATCATTATCGATCTGGAAGAAAAAAAATTGCTTGATAGGACGGAGAATCATGTTCATTCCGTCGGGCATTGTTACAGGTGTCATACGGTTATAGAACCTTATATATCCGAACAATGGTTTGTAAAAATGAAGCCGCTGGCGGAACCCGCCTTAAAAGCTGTGTCTTCGGGCAAAATAAAATTTTATCCGGCAAGGTGGACTAAAGTTTATATCAATTGGCTTGAGAACATAAGAGACTGGTGTATTTCCAGGCAGATATGGTGGGGCCACAGGATCCCTGTATGGTATTGCGGCGATTGCGGAGAAACGATAGTAGATATAAATGACCCTTTAAAATGCCCGAAATGCTCGAGCGGAAAAATCAAACAGGATGAGGATGTTCTTGATACATGGTTTTCTTCATGGTTATGGCCTTTTTCCACTTTTGGATGGCCTGAAAAAAATACAGACCTGGATTATTTCTATCCCACCCACACTCTTTCCACAGCGTCGGAAATTATATTTTTCTGGGTTGCAAGAATGATCATGGCCGGTTTTGAATTTATGGGCAAGGAACCTTTTAAGGATATTTATATACACGGAACCGTCAGGGATGAGCAGGGAAGAAAGATGTCGAAATCGCTCGGCAACGGGATAGACCCCCTGGATGTGGTAAGGAAATACGGAGCGGATGCGCTGAGATTCAGCGTTATCGTAATAACGGCGCAGGGGCAGGATGTATATCTTTCCGATCAGAAATTTGAAATCGGGAGAAATTTCGCAAATAAGCTGTGGAATGCGTCCAGGTTCATATTAAATTCACTGGACGGCTTTGAGGAACCGGCAAAAAAAGAACTGTCGTCTGATGATAAATATATATTATACAAACTTGCGCAGACATCCGAACTAGTTAAAAAATCACTTGATAAATATCGCTTTAATGACTCTGCACAAGCTATATATGACTTTTTATGGCATGAGTTTTGCGACAAATACATCGAATCGGTGAAACCTGTTTTATATGGCAGCGACCTTTTGAAGAAGAACAAGACAATATCAATATTCCTGGAAGTTTTAGAGGCTTCATTACGCCTTCTGCATCCTTTCATGCCGTTCATAACAGAAGAGATCTGGCAGAAATTGTTTGAAGCTTCAGGTAAAGAAAAACCCTGTGAATCAATAATGTTTGCCGAATGGCCTGATTTCAAACCTGAAAAATCAGACGCTAAAATTGTTTCACGTGTGGAGATAAAACATGAAATGATAAAAGCTATGAGAAACCTCAGGAGCGAATACAATATTCCTCCGTCCAAAAATGTGAATTTCATCATTAAATCGAAGGATAAGGAATTTATCTCTTTTCTTGAGGATGATTTTATATCTTTAAAAAAATTGTCAAAGGCGGATGATATTAAAATAACGGCTTCATATAAACAGGATGACGCCATGCCGACAGCTGTTTTTCCGTACGGAAATATTTTTATGACCTTAGAATCTTCCATTGATATAGACACAGAGCTGGACAGGTTAAAAGGGCAGATAATCAGGATCGAACAGGATATGGCAATTGTGTCTAAAAAGTTATCCAACAGGAATTTCCTTGAACGGGCTCCCAAAGATATAGTGCAAAAGGAAATCGAAAAAAGGAAAAAATTGCAGGATGACGTTGATAAGATAAATTCTTCGGTCAGATATCTGCGCTCTCTGAATAACAGATGA